From Actinopolymorpha cephalotaxi, one genomic window encodes:
- a CDS encoding PH domain-containing protein → MGIPSKMLGDGEQVYLSMRTHWKIMIGPVVLFFLTLGAALVLVSLVPGGAYQPFVQLFIVAAAVVGVLVYAVWPALNWLSSTYAVTDRRLITRTGVITRNGRDIPLTRINDVSSERGLTDRMLGCGTLVVWSAGEQGRVTLPDVPHVETVQRTLSELVFAREDDDDETPTRRQRTRSDGPRTRRDYERPY, encoded by the coding sequence ATGGGCATCCCGTCGAAGATGCTGGGCGACGGCGAGCAGGTCTACCTCAGCATGCGCACACACTGGAAGATCATGATCGGGCCGGTCGTGTTGTTCTTCCTCACGCTCGGCGCGGCCCTGGTGCTGGTCTCGCTGGTGCCCGGGGGTGCCTACCAGCCGTTCGTCCAGCTGTTCATCGTCGCCGCGGCCGTGGTGGGTGTGCTCGTCTACGCCGTCTGGCCGGCGCTCAACTGGCTCTCCTCCACCTACGCCGTCACCGACCGGCGGCTGATCACCCGTACCGGCGTCATCACCCGGAACGGGCGCGACATCCCGCTCACCCGGATCAACGACGTGTCCAGTGAACGCGGCCTCACTGACAGGATGCTCGGCTGCGGCACCCTCGTCGTCTGGTCGGCGGGAGAGCAGGGCCGGGTCACCCTGCCCGACGTGCCACACGTGGAGACGGTCCAGCGCACGTTGTCCGAGCTGGTCTTCGCCCGCGAGGACGACGATGACGAGACCCCGACCCGGCGGCAGCGGACACGCTCGGACGGGCCCCGTACCCGTCGCGACTACGAGCGGCCGTACTGA
- a CDS encoding biotin--[acetyl-CoA-carboxylase] ligase has product MPSPYVDLDRPPLAAGGLRATLVSPGRLVTDLRVVAETGSTNADVRALAVAGAPEGTLVATDYQSAGRGRLLREWTSPPRSGLMFSLLLRPVEVPAQHWPWLPLLTGCAVVEALESAAGVRPRLKWPNDVLLDDRKVCGILLERVETPTGPAAVVGVGLNVSTTAAELPGSHATSLRLAGAATTDRGTLLVAVVRTLEALYAAWRAGGDVAADRPDDLHGGLRAAYRARCATVGRDVRVQLAPDRWLEGRAVDVDEGGRLVVRTTDGDHALGAGDVVHVR; this is encoded by the coding sequence ATGCCGTCCCCGTACGTCGACCTGGACCGGCCGCCCCTCGCGGCGGGCGGTCTGCGGGCGACGCTGGTCAGTCCCGGCCGGCTGGTCACCGACCTGCGGGTGGTCGCCGAGACCGGGTCCACCAACGCCGACGTCCGGGCGCTCGCCGTCGCCGGCGCGCCGGAGGGGACGCTGGTCGCCACCGACTACCAGAGCGCGGGCCGCGGCCGGCTCCTCCGGGAATGGACCTCTCCGCCCCGGTCCGGGCTGATGTTCTCGCTGCTGCTGCGCCCGGTCGAGGTGCCCGCCCAGCACTGGCCGTGGCTGCCGCTGCTCACCGGGTGCGCCGTGGTCGAGGCGCTGGAGTCGGCGGCCGGCGTACGTCCACGGCTGAAGTGGCCCAACGACGTACTCCTGGACGACCGCAAGGTGTGCGGCATCCTGCTCGAGCGGGTGGAGACCCCGACCGGCCCGGCCGCGGTGGTCGGTGTCGGGCTGAACGTCAGCACGACCGCCGCCGAGCTTCCCGGCAGCCACGCCACCTCGCTGCGCCTGGCGGGCGCGGCCACCACCGATCGCGGCACCCTGCTGGTCGCGGTCGTCCGGACGCTGGAGGCGCTGTACGCGGCGTGGCGGGCCGGTGGCGACGTGGCCGCCGACAGGCCCGACGATCTGCACGGCGGGCTCCGGGCCGCCTACCGCGCCCGTTGTGCGACGGTGGGCCGGGACGTACGGGTCCAGCTCGCACCGGACCGCTGGCTCGAGGGACGGGCGGTGGACGTGGACGAGGGAGGCCGGCTCGTCGTACGGACCACCGACGGTGACCACGCGCTCGGCGCCGGTGACGTGGTGCACGTGCGCTGA
- a CDS encoding alpha-L-fucosidase: MSAPQASVDKLRARRFGLFVHWGLYALPGRHEWVKKRERLTDEQYQPYFDHFDPDLYDPRVWAKAAAEAGMKYTVLTTKHHEGFCLWDSGLTDYKATNTPAARDLVRPFVDAFRAEDLGVGFYHSLIDWHHPEYPVDTLHPRVDDADFRASQAGKRDIEKYRRYLHGQVEELLTRYGDIDVMWFDFSYPGMSAYDLPGKGRDDWDSEALVKLVRGLQPDILINNRLDYPGDFTTPEQFQPATPPTIDGREVPWEACQTLNGSWGYDRDNLDWKSPDLLVRMLVDSVSKDGNLLLNVGPTGRGEFDERALATLTDIGRWTRRHGRSIYGAGPSAFTPPQDGRYTQRGDRLYLHLFGWPFRHAHLPGLAGRIKYAQLLHDASEVKFREYAGEDTDSNIGVKGVPDGTVTLELPVQRPDQLVPVVEIFLK; the protein is encoded by the coding sequence ATGTCGGCACCGCAAGCATCAGTTGACAAGCTCCGGGCCCGCAGGTTCGGGCTCTTCGTGCACTGGGGTCTGTACGCCCTGCCCGGCCGGCACGAGTGGGTGAAGAAGCGCGAGCGGCTCACCGACGAGCAGTACCAGCCGTACTTCGACCACTTCGACCCCGACCTGTACGACCCTCGGGTGTGGGCGAAGGCCGCGGCCGAGGCCGGCATGAAGTACACCGTCCTCACCACCAAGCACCACGAGGGTTTCTGCCTGTGGGACTCCGGTCTCACCGACTACAAGGCGACCAACACCCCCGCCGCCCGCGACCTGGTGCGGCCGTTCGTGGACGCCTTCCGTGCCGAGGACCTCGGGGTCGGCTTCTACCACTCGCTGATCGACTGGCACCACCCCGAGTATCCCGTGGACACGCTGCACCCGCGGGTCGACGACGCCGACTTCCGCGCCTCGCAGGCGGGTAAACGCGACATCGAGAAGTACCGCCGCTACCTGCACGGCCAGGTCGAGGAACTCCTCACCCGGTACGGCGACATCGACGTGATGTGGTTCGACTTCTCCTACCCCGGCATGTCGGCGTACGACCTTCCCGGCAAGGGCCGCGACGACTGGGACTCCGAGGCACTGGTCAAACTGGTCCGCGGCCTGCAGCCGGACATCCTCATCAACAACCGGCTCGACTACCCCGGCGACTTCACCACGCCGGAACAGTTCCAGCCGGCCACCCCGCCCACCATCGACGGCCGCGAGGTCCCGTGGGAGGCCTGCCAGACGCTCAACGGCAGCTGGGGTTACGACCGGGACAACCTGGACTGGAAGTCGCCGGACCTGCTGGTGCGGATGCTGGTGGACTCGGTCTCCAAGGACGGCAACCTGCTGCTGAACGTCGGCCCCACCGGGCGCGGCGAGTTCGACGAGCGGGCCCTGGCGACGCTGACGGACATCGGCCGCTGGACCCGCCGGCACGGCCGGTCGATCTACGGCGCCGGACCGTCCGCGTTCACCCCGCCGCAGGACGGCCGCTACACCCAGCGCGGCGACCGGCTCTACCTGCACCTGTTCGGCTGGCCGTTCCGGCACGCGCACCTGCCCGGGCTCGCCGGCCGGATCAAGTACGCCCAGCTGCTGCACGACGCGTCGGAGGTGAAGTTCCGGGAGTACGCCGGGGAGGACACCGACTCCAACATCGGCGTGAAGGGCGTGCCCGATGGAACGGTGACGCTGGAGCTTCCGGTGCAGCGGCCGGACCAGCTCGTCCCCGTGGTGGAGATCTTCCTCAAGTAA
- a CDS encoding phosphoenolpyruvate carboxylase, whose product MPTSQASRVHARFEMPAPLRADVRLLGELLGTVLKEYGGQDLLDDVEKLRELTIAVHDDDHERADQAAAACEELVSSWDIERADNVARAFTCYFHLTNLAEEFQRVRALREYDTGEAPVRDSVAAAVAEVTAQYGEEEAVGLLSGLEFRPVLTAHPTEARRRAVSSTIRRISTLLAQRDDTRLGAGELAENERRLLEEIDVLWRTSQIRVTKPGPLDEVRTAMTVFDDTLFQVLPQVYRQLDDQIAGARAGTQPPRVPAFVRLGSWIGGDRDGNPFVTAAFTQKAMAIQADHVLRALERVCERLGRALTADAETTPPAAGVRRILADARATFPDLAEDVATRSPGEPHRQVLLLAARKLAATRQRDADFAYADAGVLLRELRTVQSSLDAAGAPRQAYGELQHLIWQVETFGFHLAELEVRQHSKVHARALAELRAGDELSPETEEVLAVFRVMAQIQQRFGADACRRYVVSFTQSVDDLAAVPELARYALDGRPLALDVVPLFETEDDLRASIGILDRALELEPIRNRLAETDRRFEVMLGYSDSAKDAGPLSATLALYEAQAALAAWAERNSIKLTLFHGRGGALGRGGGPANRAVLAQAPGSVSGRFKLTEQGEVIFARYGDPIIARRHIEQVAAATLLASTPAMEKRTANAAEKFAGLAATMDDAARATYHRLVRSDGFAEWFARVTPVEELGQLPIGSRPARRGLALSSLEDLRAIPWVFAWTQARVNLTGWYGVGAGLEAVGDLDALREAYAQWPLFAVTLDNVEMSLAKTDARIARGYLELGDRPDLAEQVLAEHARTTEWVLKVAGHDRLLENRRVLGRAVELRNPYVDALSYLQLRAFRALRTQKLSEGETERLRRLVLLTVNGVAAGLQNTG is encoded by the coding sequence ATGCCCACGTCCCAGGCTTCCCGTGTCCATGCTCGTTTCGAGATGCCGGCCCCGCTGCGTGCCGACGTCCGTCTGCTGGGGGAGCTGCTCGGCACGGTGCTCAAGGAGTACGGCGGGCAGGACCTCCTCGACGACGTGGAGAAGCTCCGCGAGCTGACCATCGCCGTCCACGACGACGACCACGAGCGCGCCGACCAGGCCGCGGCGGCCTGCGAGGAGCTCGTGTCCTCCTGGGACATCGAACGGGCGGACAACGTCGCCCGGGCGTTCACCTGCTACTTCCACCTCACCAACCTGGCCGAGGAGTTCCAGCGGGTTCGCGCGCTGCGTGAGTACGACACCGGCGAGGCGCCGGTCCGCGACTCGGTCGCCGCCGCGGTCGCCGAGGTGACCGCGCAGTACGGCGAGGAGGAGGCGGTGGGCCTGCTGTCCGGGCTGGAGTTCCGCCCGGTCCTCACCGCGCACCCGACCGAGGCCCGCCGGCGTGCGGTGTCCTCGACGATCCGCCGCATCTCCACGCTGCTCGCCCAGCGCGACGACACCCGGCTCGGCGCGGGCGAGTTGGCCGAGAACGAACGCCGCCTGCTGGAGGAGATCGACGTCCTCTGGCGCACATCCCAGATCCGGGTGACCAAGCCCGGCCCGCTGGACGAGGTGCGCACGGCGATGACGGTGTTCGACGACACGCTGTTCCAGGTCCTGCCGCAGGTCTACCGCCAGCTCGACGACCAGATCGCGGGCGCCAGGGCGGGCACCCAGCCGCCGCGGGTGCCGGCGTTCGTCCGGCTGGGTTCGTGGATCGGCGGCGACCGGGACGGCAACCCGTTCGTCACCGCGGCGTTCACCCAGAAGGCGATGGCCATCCAGGCCGACCACGTGCTCCGTGCGCTCGAACGCGTCTGCGAGCGGCTGGGCCGGGCGCTGACCGCCGACGCCGAGACCACCCCGCCGGCCGCCGGCGTGCGCCGCATCCTCGCCGACGCCCGCGCCACCTTCCCCGACCTGGCCGAGGACGTCGCCACCCGCTCGCCGGGCGAGCCGCACCGGCAGGTGCTGCTGCTGGCCGCGCGCAAGCTCGCCGCGACCCGGCAGCGCGACGCCGACTTCGCCTACGCGGACGCCGGTGTGCTGCTGCGGGAGCTGCGGACCGTCCAGTCCTCCCTCGACGCGGCCGGTGCGCCGCGGCAGGCGTACGGCGAGCTGCAGCACCTGATCTGGCAGGTGGAGACGTTCGGCTTCCACCTGGCCGAGCTGGAGGTACGCCAGCACTCCAAGGTGCACGCGCGCGCCCTCGCCGAGCTGCGCGCCGGTGACGAGCTTTCGCCGGAGACCGAGGAGGTGCTCGCGGTCTTCCGGGTGATGGCGCAGATCCAGCAGCGGTTCGGCGCGGACGCGTGCCGGCGCTACGTCGTGTCGTTCACCCAGTCCGTCGACGACCTCGCCGCGGTGCCGGAGCTCGCGCGGTACGCGCTGGACGGGCGGCCGCTCGCCCTCGACGTCGTACCCCTCTTCGAGACCGAGGACGACCTGCGCGCCTCGATCGGCATCCTCGACCGGGCGCTGGAGCTGGAGCCGATCCGCAACCGGCTGGCCGAGACCGACCGCCGCTTCGAGGTGATGCTCGGCTACTCCGACTCCGCCAAGGACGCCGGCCCGCTGTCGGCGACGCTCGCGTTGTACGAGGCGCAGGCCGCGCTCGCCGCCTGGGCCGAACGCAACTCGATCAAACTCACCCTGTTCCACGGCCGCGGCGGAGCGCTCGGCCGCGGCGGCGGCCCGGCCAACCGCGCGGTGCTCGCACAGGCGCCGGGGTCGGTCAGCGGCCGGTTCAAGCTCACCGAACAGGGTGAGGTCATCTTCGCCCGGTACGGCGACCCGATCATCGCCCGCCGGCACATCGAGCAGGTCGCGGCGGCCACGCTGCTCGCCTCCACCCCCGCGATGGAGAAGCGCACCGCCAACGCCGCGGAGAAGTTCGCCGGACTGGCCGCGACGATGGACGACGCGGCCCGCGCCACCTACCACCGGCTGGTCCGCAGCGACGGGTTCGCCGAGTGGTTCGCCCGGGTCACGCCGGTGGAGGAGCTCGGCCAGTTGCCGATCGGCTCCCGGCCGGCGCGCCGCGGGCTCGCGCTGTCCTCGCTGGAGGACCTGCGGGCCATCCCGTGGGTGTTCGCCTGGACGCAGGCGCGGGTCAACCTCACCGGCTGGTACGGCGTGGGCGCCGGGCTGGAGGCGGTCGGTGACCTGGACGCGCTGCGGGAGGCGTACGCGCAGTGGCCGTTGTTCGCGGTGACGCTGGACAACGTCGAGATGTCGCTGGCCAAGACCGACGCCCGGATCGCCCGCGGCTACCTCGAGCTCGGCGACCGGCCCGACCTCGCCGAGCAGGTGCTGGCCGAACACGCCCGTACGACCGAGTGGGTGCTGAAGGTCGCCGGCCACGACCGCCTGCTGGAGAACCGCCGGGTGCTCGGCCGCGCGGTGGAGCTGCGCAACCCCTACGTGGACGCCTTGTCCTACTTGCAGTTGCGGGCGTTCCGGGCCCTGCGTACGCAGAAGCTGTCCGAGGGCGAGACCGAGCGGCTGCGGCGGCTCGTGCTCCTCACCGTGAACGGCGTGGCGGCCGGCCTGCAGAACACCGGCTGA
- a CDS encoding acyl-CoA carboxylase subunit beta: MAAGQPDSAREQGAREQGAGDSDPADADRDGAIDIHSTAGKLADLERRLDQAVHAGSARAIERQHARGKLTARERIELLLDEGSFVELDEFARHRSTNFGLDGNRPYGDGVVSGFGTIAGRQVCVFSQDFTVFGGSLGEVYGEKIVKVMDLALKTGCPIIGINEGSGARIQEGVVSLGLYGEIFRRNTLASGVIPQISMIMGTCAGGHVYSPALTDVTVMVDQTSHMFITGPGVIKTVTGEDVSFEDLGGALAHNTKSGNAHYLATDESDAVDWVKALLSYLPQNNLEEPPVYDEGPAAAVPEVTEVTDVDRELDTLIPDSANQPYDMHTVIEHIVDDGEFLELHPMFAPNVVCGFGRVDGRSVGVVGNQPLQFAGCLDIDASEKAARFVRTCDSFNIPILTFVDVPGFLPGTDQEWNGIIRRGAKLIYAYAEATVPLVTVITRKAYGGAYDVMGSKHLGADVNLAWPTAQIAVMGAQGAVEILYRRELAKAEDPDAQRAKFVQEYEDTLANPYVAAERGYVDAVIRPHETRVEIIRALRLLRNKRETMPPRKHGNIPL, encoded by the coding sequence ATGGCAGCCGGGCAACCGGACAGCGCCCGCGAGCAGGGGGCCCGCGAGCAGGGCGCCGGGGACAGCGACCCGGCGGACGCCGACCGCGACGGCGCGATCGACATCCACTCGACCGCCGGCAAGCTCGCCGACCTCGAACGCCGGCTCGACCAGGCCGTGCACGCGGGCTCGGCGCGGGCGATCGAACGCCAGCACGCGCGCGGCAAGCTCACCGCCCGCGAGCGAATCGAGCTGCTGCTCGACGAGGGGTCCTTCGTCGAGCTCGACGAGTTCGCCCGGCACCGGTCCACCAACTTCGGCCTCGACGGCAACCGCCCCTACGGCGACGGCGTGGTGAGCGGGTTCGGCACGATCGCCGGCCGCCAGGTGTGCGTGTTCAGCCAGGACTTCACCGTCTTCGGCGGCAGCCTCGGCGAGGTGTACGGCGAGAAGATCGTCAAGGTGATGGACCTCGCCCTCAAGACCGGCTGCCCGATCATCGGGATCAACGAGGGCAGCGGCGCCCGCATCCAGGAGGGCGTGGTCTCCCTCGGCCTGTACGGCGAGATCTTCCGCCGCAACACCCTCGCGTCCGGGGTGATCCCGCAGATCTCGATGATCATGGGCACGTGCGCGGGCGGGCACGTCTACTCCCCCGCGCTCACCGACGTGACCGTGATGGTCGACCAGACCTCGCACATGTTCATCACCGGGCCCGGCGTGATCAAGACCGTCACCGGTGAGGACGTGTCGTTCGAGGACCTGGGCGGGGCCCTTGCCCACAACACCAAGAGCGGGAACGCGCACTACCTCGCCACCGACGAGAGCGACGCGGTCGACTGGGTCAAGGCGCTGTTGTCGTACCTCCCGCAGAACAACCTCGAGGAGCCGCCGGTCTACGACGAGGGGCCGGCCGCCGCGGTGCCCGAGGTGACCGAGGTGACCGACGTCGACCGCGAGCTGGACACGCTGATCCCCGACTCGGCCAACCAGCCCTACGACATGCACACCGTGATCGAGCACATCGTCGACGACGGTGAGTTCCTCGAGCTGCACCCGATGTTCGCGCCCAACGTCGTCTGCGGCTTCGGCCGGGTCGACGGGCGCAGCGTCGGTGTCGTCGGCAACCAGCCGCTGCAGTTCGCGGGCTGCCTGGACATCGACGCGTCGGAGAAGGCGGCGCGGTTCGTGCGCACCTGCGACTCGTTCAACATCCCGATCCTCACCTTCGTCGACGTACCCGGCTTCCTGCCGGGCACCGACCAGGAGTGGAACGGCATCATCCGCCGGGGCGCGAAGCTGATCTACGCCTACGCCGAGGCGACCGTGCCGCTGGTCACCGTCATCACCCGCAAGGCCTACGGCGGCGCGTACGACGTGATGGGGTCCAAGCACCTCGGCGCGGACGTCAACCTCGCCTGGCCGACCGCGCAGATCGCGGTGATGGGCGCGCAGGGCGCGGTGGAGATTCTCTACCGCAGGGAGCTGGCCAAGGCCGAGGATCCGGACGCCCAGCGGGCGAAGTTCGTGCAGGAGTACGAGGACACCCTCGCCAACCCCTACGTCGCGGCCGAGCGCGGCTACGTCGACGCGGTGATCCGCCCACACGAGACCAGAGTGGAGATCATCCGGGCGCTGCGGCTGCTGCGGAACAAGCGGGAGACCATGCCGCCGCGCAAGCACGGCAACATCCCGCTGTGA
- a CDS encoding acyl-CoA carboxylase subunit epsilon: protein MTGESSGTPDPGAASVDSSGLPEPVLRVVKGNPTPAEFAALVAVVTAKQRAAAAAAADDRQRGRRGAKSGWAAYWRRTSPQPMRPGPGAWRASALPR from the coding sequence ATGACCGGTGAATCGAGCGGTACGCCTGACCCTGGCGCGGCTTCGGTGGACTCCTCGGGTCTGCCCGAGCCCGTGCTGCGGGTGGTGAAGGGCAACCCCACGCCCGCGGAGTTCGCCGCCCTGGTGGCGGTGGTGACCGCCAAGCAGCGGGCCGCGGCCGCGGCGGCTGCCGACGACAGGCAACGTGGACGGCGCGGCGCGAAGTCCGGGTGGGCGGCGTACTGGCGCAGGACGTCTCCGCAGCCGATGCGTCCCGGTCCCGGCGCCTGGCGGGCCAGCGCCCTCCCCCGTTAG
- a CDS encoding DUF885 domain-containing protein yields MGRTDEIADRYVDDYAAADPVSATFAGIAGYDDQLTDYSPEGFDRRAELARAAVRELERTEPLDERETVARAAMLERLGLELERHDAGVTTSDLNVVASPLQDVRGAFDLMPTDSEAAWATVAARLARVPEALDGFRRTLAEAAADGRVSARRQIDACADQCRSWLPPEDDFFGTLVAQAEVDGEGGVAAGSTVGAGLRADLARGAEVARQAVADFERFLRDELAPKGHATDGVGESQYALASRYFLGARVDLAETYAWGWEELTRIETDMRGVADRIVSGGTVADAVTALEADPARRIANKDAFREWMQELADHTVSELAGVHFDIPEEIRRIECRIAPTSDGSIYYTAPSEDLARPGRMWWSVPKGVTTFSTWKEVTTVFHEGVPGHHLQVAQTVVRKDLLNRWQRLLCWVSGHGEGWALYAERLMDELGYLDEPGAKLGMLDAQAFRAARVVVDLGLHLGYPIPPNASGWRVGERWTPDVALEFMLAHTRIDEDFLRFEVNRYLGWPGQAPSYKVGERIWLAAREDARARKGSAFDLKEFHRAALDLGSLGLDPLRDSLARL; encoded by the coding sequence ATGGGGCGCACAGACGAGATTGCCGACAGGTACGTCGACGACTACGCCGCCGCCGATCCGGTGAGCGCGACGTTCGCCGGCATCGCGGGGTACGACGACCAGCTCACCGACTACTCCCCCGAGGGCTTCGACCGGCGGGCCGAGCTGGCCCGTGCGGCGGTCCGCGAACTCGAGCGGACCGAGCCACTGGACGAGCGGGAGACGGTCGCCCGGGCGGCCATGCTCGAACGCCTCGGTCTCGAGCTCGAACGCCACGACGCCGGTGTCACCACCAGCGACCTCAACGTCGTGGCGAGCCCGCTGCAGGACGTCCGCGGCGCCTTCGACCTGATGCCCACCGACAGTGAGGCGGCATGGGCGACGGTGGCGGCCCGGCTGGCGCGGGTTCCCGAAGCGCTCGACGGCTTCCGGCGCACGCTCGCCGAGGCCGCCGCCGACGGCCGGGTCTCGGCCCGTCGCCAGATCGACGCCTGTGCCGACCAGTGCCGGTCCTGGCTGCCGCCCGAGGACGACTTCTTCGGCACGCTGGTCGCGCAAGCCGAGGTTGACGGCGAGGGCGGCGTCGCCGCCGGGTCCACTGTCGGTGCGGGCCTACGGGCCGATCTCGCCCGGGGCGCGGAGGTGGCCAGGCAGGCGGTGGCCGACTTCGAACGCTTCCTGCGCGACGAGCTCGCGCCGAAGGGACACGCGACCGACGGGGTGGGCGAGTCGCAGTACGCCCTTGCCTCCCGGTACTTCCTGGGTGCCCGGGTCGATCTCGCGGAGACCTACGCGTGGGGCTGGGAGGAGCTGACCCGGATCGAGACGGACATGCGTGGTGTCGCCGACCGGATCGTTTCCGGCGGCACCGTCGCGGACGCCGTGACCGCGCTGGAGGCGGACCCCGCGCGCCGGATCGCGAACAAGGACGCCTTCCGCGAATGGATGCAGGAGCTCGCCGACCACACCGTCTCCGAACTCGCCGGTGTGCACTTCGACATCCCGGAGGAGATCCGCCGGATCGAGTGCCGGATCGCGCCCACCAGCGACGGCAGCATCTACTACACCGCGCCGAGTGAGGACCTCGCCCGCCCGGGCCGGATGTGGTGGTCGGTGCCCAAGGGCGTCACGACGTTCTCCACCTGGAAGGAGGTGACCACCGTCTTCCACGAGGGCGTACCCGGTCACCACCTGCAGGTCGCGCAGACCGTCGTACGCAAGGACCTCCTCAACCGCTGGCAGCGCCTGCTGTGCTGGGTCTCCGGGCACGGTGAGGGCTGGGCGTTGTACGCCGAACGCCTGATGGACGAGCTCGGCTACCTCGACGAACCCGGCGCGAAGCTCGGCATGCTGGACGCGCAGGCGTTCCGGGCCGCGCGGGTGGTGGTCGACCTCGGCCTGCACCTGGGCTACCCGATCCCGCCGAACGCGTCCGGCTGGCGGGTCGGCGAGCGGTGGACACCCGACGTGGCGCTGGAGTTCATGCTGGCCCACACCCGGATCGACGAGGACTTCCTGCGCTTCGAGGTGAACCGCTACCTCGGCTGGCCGGGACAGGCACCGTCGTACAAGGTGGGTGAGCGGATCTGGCTCGCGGCTCGTGAGGACGCCAGGGCACGCAAGGGTTCGGCGTTCGACCTGAAGGAGTTCCACCGCGCGGCGCTCGACCTCGGCTCGCTCGGCCTCGACCCGCTGCGGGACTCTCTCGCCCGCCTCTGA
- a CDS encoding DinB family protein: MTRYDDEDLRGAEFRECDLTGARLIGVVMQDAVIDGLITNLVVNGVEVTEYVEAELDRRHPVRVLIRSEEPADLREASRQLRAGWAATIERIRRTSGIEHRSVNDEWSALQTMRHLVFVHDSWFRRCCLGSTELFTPMGIGTTVEPYRGSHGLDLSLDPALDEIVSVRDAQAAELEAWLDEVTAEQLAARAPVPDDDVWPPYARGRSVRQCLRTVLNETFEHHGFCVRDLDLSEAQDAE, from the coding sequence ATGACGCGGTATGACGACGAGGATCTGCGCGGTGCGGAGTTCCGTGAGTGCGATCTGACCGGGGCACGCCTGATCGGCGTCGTCATGCAGGATGCGGTGATCGACGGGCTCATCACCAACCTCGTGGTGAACGGTGTCGAGGTCACCGAGTACGTCGAGGCAGAGCTCGACCGGCGTCATCCGGTGCGGGTGCTGATCCGCTCCGAGGAACCTGCCGATCTGCGCGAGGCATCGCGTCAGCTCCGTGCCGGCTGGGCCGCCACGATCGAGCGAATCCGCCGTACGTCCGGCATCGAGCACCGCAGCGTGAACGACGAGTGGTCGGCGCTGCAGACGATGCGCCACCTGGTCTTCGTCCACGACTCGTGGTTCCGCCGCTGCTGCCTGGGGTCGACGGAACTGTTCACGCCGATGGGCATCGGGACGACCGTCGAGCCCTACCGTGGATCGCACGGGCTTGATCTCTCGCTCGATCCGGCCCTCGACGAGATCGTGAGCGTGCGGGACGCACAGGCCGCCGAGCTGGAGGCCTGGCTCGACGAGGTCACCGCCGAGCAGCTCGCAGCGCGAGCGCCGGTGCCCGACGACGATGTCTGGCCGCCGTACGCCAGGGGCCGTTCGGTCCGGCAGTGCCTGCGCACGGTGCTCAACGAGACCTTCGAGCACCACGGATTCTGCGTCCGCGACCTCGACCTGAGCGAGGCACAGGACGCCGAGTAG
- the dgoD gene encoding galactonate dehydratase, producing the protein MKITGLTTYLVAPRWCFLRIDTDEGVTGWGEPIVEGRAHTVAAAVDEAADYLVGQDPLRIEEHWQVLSKGNFYRGGPVLSSAVAGIDQALWDIAGKVYGVPVYQLLGGHVRDRMRVYGWIGGDRPDVVADAAKNMQNQGFTAIKMNGGGEMRRVDTAAQCLALVDRVAAIREACGPEFDIAIDFHGRFTMAMARRTLPLLEPYLPFFVEEPLVPELTDQIGQICSSTSIPIATGERLYSRWDFKDVLSAGIAIAQPDLSHAGGISEVRRIAAQAEVYDVALAPHCPLGPIALAASLQVDFASPNALIQEQSLGIHYNEGSDLLDYLVDTSVFGFADGYVTRPTKPGLGIEVDEKEVARAAEVGHRWRTPTFRRDDGSLAEW; encoded by the coding sequence GTGAAGATCACCGGCCTGACGACCTATCTCGTGGCGCCCCGGTGGTGCTTCCTGCGAATCGACACCGACGAGGGTGTGACGGGCTGGGGCGAGCCGATCGTCGAGGGCCGCGCGCACACCGTCGCGGCGGCGGTGGACGAGGCGGCCGACTACCTCGTCGGCCAGGACCCGCTGCGCATCGAGGAGCACTGGCAGGTGCTCAGCAAGGGCAACTTCTATCGCGGCGGCCCGGTGCTTTCCAGCGCGGTCGCCGGGATCGACCAGGCCCTGTGGGACATCGCCGGCAAGGTGTACGGCGTGCCGGTCTACCAGCTTCTGGGCGGCCACGTGCGCGACCGGATGCGGGTCTACGGCTGGATCGGCGGTGACCGCCCGGACGTGGTGGCCGACGCCGCGAAGAACATGCAGAACCAGGGCTTCACCGCGATCAAGATGAACGGTGGCGGGGAGATGCGCCGGGTGGACACCGCCGCGCAGTGTCTCGCCCTGGTCGACCGGGTGGCGGCGATCCGGGAGGCGTGCGGGCCGGAGTTCGACATCGCCATCGACTTCCACGGCCGGTTCACGATGGCCATGGCCCGGCGGACCCTGCCGCTGCTCGAGCCCTATCTGCCGTTCTTCGTCGAGGAGCCGCTGGTCCCGGAGCTGACCGACCAGATCGGCCAGATCTGTTCGTCCACGTCGATCCCGATCGCCACCGGGGAGAGGTTGTACTCCCGCTGGGACTTCAAGGACGTGCTGTCCGCGGGCATCGCGATCGCGCAGCCGGACCTCTCCCACGCGGGTGGGATTTCGGAGGTACGCAGGATCGCCGCGCAGGCAGAGGTGTACGACGTGGCCCTTGCGCCGCACTGTCCGCTCGGGCCGATCGCCCTGGCGGCCTCGCTCCAGGTCGACTTCGCCAGCCCCAACGCGCTGATCCAGGAGCAGAGCCTCGGCATCCACTACAACGAGGGCTCGGACCTGCTTGACTACCTCGTGGACACGTCGGTGTTCGGGTTCGCCGACGGCTACGTCACCCGGCCGACCAAGCCTGGGCTCGGCATCGAGGTGGACGAGAAGGAGGTCGCGCGGGCCGCGGAGGTGGGTCACCGGTGGCGTACGCCGACCTTCCGCCGCGACGACGGCTCGCTCGCCGAGTGGTGA